A window of the Pseudoalteromonas sp. A25 genome harbors these coding sequences:
- a CDS encoding XRE family transcriptional regulator, which translates to MSENYSGKSVSNDADGASFSTRVEQAIKPDSIRTFASKIGVSEGTLRRILKGEDPKLSVIERIAEHASVDFMWLVKGVGDASGSNYESPLLSQRVVSVDEFEEEFILVPGYHISVSTGHGAFNGTARIERHLAFRKKWVDYKGLDKSQLAVVFAKGDSMEPTIHNNNTILVDLSDKKLSEGLIYVVRLGEELYAKRLQQYLDGSVRLISDNKEYVDQHIQPHELEQLEIIGKVVWIGKDLA; encoded by the coding sequence ATGTCTGAAAACTATAGCGGTAAGAGTGTAAGTAATGATGCCGATGGTGCGTCATTCTCTACGCGTGTTGAGCAAGCCATTAAGCCAGACAGTATTCGCACCTTTGCGTCAAAAATTGGTGTTTCAGAAGGTACACTGCGTAGAATATTAAAAGGTGAAGATCCAAAACTGAGTGTTATCGAGCGCATTGCTGAGCACGCGAGTGTTGATTTTATGTGGTTAGTTAAAGGCGTAGGCGATGCGTCAGGTAGTAATTATGAGTCACCTTTATTGAGTCAGCGGGTAGTTAGTGTTGATGAGTTTGAAGAAGAGTTTATTTTAGTACCTGGTTATCATATTTCCGTTAGTACCGGTCACGGCGCATTTAATGGCACTGCGCGTATTGAGCGACACTTGGCGTTTAGAAAAAAGTGGGTTGATTATAAAGGTCTCGATAAAAGTCAGTTAGCGGTTGTTTTTGCAAAAGGCGACTCTATGGAACCGACTATCCATAACAACAACACCATTTTGGTTGATTTGTCGGATAAAAAGCTCAGTGAAGGGTTAATTTATGTGGTGCGCCTTGGTGAAGAGCTTTATGCCAAACGCTTACAACAGTATCTAGATGGTTCAGTGCGCTTGATAAGTGATAACAAAGAATATGTTGATCAGCACATCCAGCCACATGAGCTTGAGCAGTTAGAGATCATTGGCAAAGTAGTGTGGATTGGAAAAGATCTCGCGTAA
- a CDS encoding lysophospholipid acyltransferase family protein, which produces MKNIPEQIPRTSGALPRMLGMLVLKVLGWRIDGTFPAQRKFVAAVAPHTSNWDFFIAIAVKLSLGVKIKFLGKHSIFIGPLGWLLKKLGGIPVERSHNHGIVEQVSDAFKQSDSLILGIAPEGTRKKTSRWKSGFIYIAKSANVPIVPMALDYRTKTFVIMPPCYIKHDIDIELNNIIALFDKEMAKYPEQVSGN; this is translated from the coding sequence ATGAAAAATATTCCCGAACAGATCCCCAGAACATCTGGAGCTTTACCCCGCATGTTAGGCATGTTGGTATTAAAAGTATTGGGGTGGCGTATTGACGGCACCTTTCCTGCTCAGCGTAAATTTGTTGCAGCCGTCGCCCCTCATACTTCAAATTGGGATTTTTTTATCGCTATTGCCGTAAAGCTGAGTTTAGGGGTAAAGATTAAGTTTTTGGGTAAGCATAGTATTTTTATAGGTCCCCTAGGCTGGCTTTTAAAAAAGCTTGGCGGGATCCCGGTAGAGCGCAGCCATAATCACGGCATAGTTGAACAAGTTAGTGATGCATTCAAGCAATCTGATTCATTAATTTTAGGTATTGCACCTGAGGGCACACGCAAAAAAACATCGCGATGGAAAAGTGGTTTTATATACATTGCCAAATCAGCCAATGTGCCCATTGTTCCTATGGCACTGGACTATAGAACAAAGACCTTCGTGATCATGCCGCCATGCTATATCAAACATGATATCGATATAGAACTTAACAATATAATCGCTTTATTTGATAAAGAAATGGCTAAATACCCAGAGCAAGTATCGGGCAACTAA
- a CDS encoding helix-turn-helix domain-containing protein, with translation MLSHINTDTHKTPKGADILKFARKCRGFTQAESAASYGIEERTLRRWENNEYNPRWNDVIGLLEDVYLMDVAKVILGMTHTKEP, from the coding sequence ATGCTCTCACACATAAATACTGACACACATAAAACCCCCAAAGGGGCCGATATCTTAAAGTTTGCTCGAAAATGCAGGGGGTTCACCCAAGCCGAATCAGCCGCGAGTTATGGAATAGAAGAGCGAACACTGCGACGCTGGGAAAACAACGAGTACAATCCGCGTTGGAATGACGTGATAGGATTGCTCGAAGATGTATACTTGATGGACGTGGCAAAAGTGATCCTCGGAATGACGCACACCAAGGAACCTTAA
- a CDS encoding S8 family serine peptidase produces MNKQFALSALAISLLATSSMSATASDSKTYIVKRNNLKAIAQSTLAGADNIQRVLQDNKLDTLSKTSFAEVSTITLNQQQVEMLKRSGQFDYIEEDFEYEMLSNAQVSPYGIAQVQANLLSDANADLLKVCIIDSGYDLGHPDLPQNATGFADAEVGVWYRDGSGHGTHVAGTVAAVNNSEGVVGVLPSDKVAIHAVRVFDDNGKKGYNSRIGRAVDNCVENGANVINMSLGGAGKSQYLEERLNAAYDKGVLLIAAAGNGGDSSLSYPASYDNVMSVANIDEQRQKNESSQYNAQVEISAPGTEVLSTVPRGTGIVASISGLGQAFEASGMTHSVEGNVTASLVDCEQGLAQCTAPASICLIERGGASFADKAKNCQAGGGVAAVIYNNVATSFSGTLGDANHGVTIPVLGMSGDAGAALKGLLKQQVNVQLEAISDYDKKSGTSMASPHVAGVAALVWSNHTQCSNVEIRQALTATAIDLGDAGRDHKFGYGLVQAKAASDYLTANGCGGGSKNQLPQAAFSVSCEALSCQFDAGTSVDPDGQITAYEWRVDGQAYSGAVAAHVFSQAGSYQVSLTVTDNLSATANAAKTITVSDDSTGGDCQGIAPWSATQVYTSRGTLVSYQGKKYRNNWWNINKNPAQHSNVGNSWKVWTDLGVCN; encoded by the coding sequence ATGAACAAACAATTTGCCCTCAGTGCGTTAGCAATCTCATTACTTGCAACCAGTAGTATGTCTGCAACTGCAAGTGACTCAAAAACATACATCGTAAAGCGTAATAACCTCAAAGCGATTGCACAGTCTACTTTGGCTGGCGCAGATAATATACAAAGGGTATTACAGGATAATAAGCTAGATACGTTATCAAAAACATCTTTTGCTGAGGTGTCAACAATCACGCTTAACCAGCAGCAAGTTGAAATGCTTAAACGCTCAGGGCAGTTTGATTATATTGAAGAAGACTTTGAGTATGAAATGCTTTCTAACGCTCAGGTCAGTCCTTATGGTATTGCACAGGTTCAGGCAAATTTGCTCTCTGATGCGAATGCTGATCTGTTGAAAGTATGTATTATTGATTCAGGTTACGACCTTGGTCATCCAGATTTACCACAAAATGCAACCGGCTTTGCTGATGCAGAAGTAGGAGTGTGGTATCGCGATGGCTCAGGCCATGGCACGCATGTAGCGGGTACCGTCGCAGCGGTCAATAATAGTGAAGGCGTGGTTGGGGTGTTACCCAGCGATAAAGTTGCCATTCATGCGGTGCGTGTATTCGATGACAATGGCAAAAAAGGCTACAACTCCCGAATAGGCCGTGCTGTCGATAATTGTGTTGAAAATGGCGCGAATGTGATCAACATGAGTCTAGGTGGTGCAGGTAAAAGCCAATATTTAGAGGAGCGTTTAAATGCGGCATACGACAAAGGCGTACTGTTGATAGCGGCTGCGGGTAATGGTGGCGATAGTTCACTGAGTTATCCAGCCAGCTATGACAATGTGATGTCGGTTGCAAATATCGACGAGCAACGCCAAAAGAACGAGTCATCTCAATATAACGCGCAAGTAGAAATTTCAGCTCCAGGAACTGAAGTTTTGTCAACCGTGCCAAGGGGGACGGGTATCGTTGCGAGCATCAGTGGATTGGGTCAAGCTTTTGAGGCTTCAGGTATGACCCATTCAGTTGAAGGGAACGTAACGGCATCATTGGTGGATTGTGAGCAAGGATTAGCGCAATGTACAGCGCCGGCAAGTATCTGCTTAATTGAACGTGGTGGTGCGTCATTTGCCGACAAAGCAAAAAATTGTCAAGCGGGCGGCGGGGTAGCTGCGGTCATTTATAATAATGTTGCTACAAGCTTTTCAGGCACTTTAGGCGATGCAAACCATGGGGTGACTATTCCGGTATTAGGTATGTCAGGAGACGCGGGCGCAGCATTAAAAGGCTTATTAAAACAACAGGTTAATGTGCAGCTTGAGGCCATTTCGGATTATGATAAAAAGTCGGGTACATCAATGGCAAGCCCCCATGTTGCTGGTGTTGCAGCATTGGTATGGAGCAACCATACCCAGTGTAGTAACGTTGAGATCCGCCAAGCTCTCACTGCAACTGCAATCGATTTAGGTGATGCGGGACGTGACCACAAGTTTGGCTATGGCTTAGTGCAAGCAAAAGCGGCATCAGATTATTTAACCGCAAATGGCTGTGGTGGTGGCAGCAAAAATCAGCTACCCCAAGCGGCGTTCTCGGTATCATGTGAGGCATTAAGTTGTCAATTTGATGCTGGTACGAGCGTTGACCCAGATGGCCAAATAACCGCGTATGAATGGCGAGTAGATGGTCAAGCATACTCTGGTGCCGTTGCAGCGCATGTATTCTCACAAGCGGGCAGCTACCAAGTTTCTTTAACTGTGACTGATAATCTGTCTGCAACCGCTAACGCTGCGAAAACTATCACTGTTTCTGATGACAGTACTGGTGGTGACTGTCAGGGTATTGCCCCTTGGTCAGCAACACAAGTTTACACATCACGCGGTACGTTAGTATCTTATCAAGGTAAGAAATATCGCAACAACTGGTGGAATATAAACAAAAACCCAGCGCAGCACTCTAATGTAGGTAATAGTTGGAAAGTATGGACAGATCTTGGCGTTTGTAACTAA
- a CDS encoding S8 family serine peptidase, whose translation MMKKSLLTLSIAFAISSTSTFAQEPSYQGAAADIEIANTCIVRFNDGISKFDVEGKARGMVAKANAQAKHIYKNSIKGMAVNMSCDKAKVAFSGNADVMRFTPDGIVHASPAAKGKPGGGGNQAQQTPWSVTRVGGPVDGSQYTAWVLDTGIDLDHADLNVDTSKGFSAFNKGRDAGMDDGNGHGTHVAGTIAAIDNNIDVVGVAAGAAVVPVKVLDSRGSGSWSGVLAGIDHVAANASAGDCANMSLGGGFNQELNDAVENAAQQSGAFFVVAAGNESQHAGNVSPASASHNRVYTISATDSNDNFASFSNYGNPPVDYAAPGVGILSTRSGGGTTTMSGTSMASPAACAVIMMSNGNPSTDGRAIGDPDGNADSIVHL comes from the coding sequence ATGATGAAAAAATCTCTTCTTACTTTGTCTATCGCCTTTGCAATTAGCAGCACAAGTACGTTTGCTCAAGAACCAAGTTACCAAGGTGCTGCTGCTGATATTGAAATAGCCAACACCTGTATCGTGCGATTCAACGATGGTATTTCAAAGTTTGATGTTGAGGGAAAAGCGCGCGGCATGGTTGCAAAAGCCAATGCGCAAGCTAAACATATTTATAAAAACAGTATTAAAGGAATGGCTGTAAATATGAGCTGCGACAAAGCAAAAGTTGCTTTTTCAGGTAACGCTGATGTGATGCGCTTTACACCTGATGGCATTGTACACGCAAGTCCTGCAGCAAAAGGCAAGCCTGGTGGCGGTGGTAACCAAGCACAACAAACGCCTTGGAGCGTAACACGTGTAGGGGGACCCGTTGATGGTAGCCAATATACAGCTTGGGTATTAGATACAGGTATCGATCTAGATCACGCTGATCTAAATGTAGACACAAGTAAAGGTTTCTCTGCATTCAACAAAGGTCGTGACGCGGGTATGGATGATGGTAATGGTCACGGCACACACGTAGCTGGCACTATCGCTGCCATTGACAACAACATTGATGTAGTCGGTGTAGCAGCGGGTGCCGCTGTTGTGCCTGTAAAAGTGTTAGACTCACGAGGCTCAGGTAGTTGGTCTGGCGTGTTAGCGGGTATCGACCACGTTGCAGCCAATGCAAGTGCTGGAGATTGCGCAAACATGAGTTTAGGTGGCGGTTTTAACCAAGAGTTAAACGATGCAGTTGAGAACGCAGCGCAACAATCAGGAGCATTCTTTGTGGTTGCGGCTGGCAATGAGAGTCAGCACGCTGGCAATGTATCGCCTGCAAGCGCGTCACACAATCGAGTTTATACTATCTCGGCAACCGACTCTAATGACAACTTTGCAAGCTTTTCTAACTATGGGAATCCACCTGTAGATTATGCCGCACCAGGTGTGGGTATTTTATCAACGCGCAGTGGTGGCGGTACGACGACTATGTCTGGTACTTCAATGGCTTCACCCGCCGCTTGTGCCGTTATTATGATGAGCAACGGTAACCCAAGTACTGATGGCAGAGCAATCGGCGATCCAGATGGTAATGCAGATAGCATTGTACATCTATAA
- a CDS encoding TIGR00645 family protein, with amino-acid sequence MREKIETNFERMIYAGRWLLAPLFAGLFVAIILLLIKFFKLLGVMVLNTLNATNGQMLINILTLVDTALLAGLLIIIIFSGYETFVSKLNINQHEDRPSWMGKVGFSGLKIKLISAIVAISTIELLKVFIDWRSYTEDQLFWKVAIHMTFVVSGILFSITDFINSKTQHH; translated from the coding sequence ATGAGAGAGAAAATAGAAACTAACTTCGAAAGAATGATTTATGCTGGCAGGTGGCTACTTGCGCCTTTATTTGCAGGGTTGTTTGTCGCCATTATATTGTTACTCATTAAGTTTTTTAAACTGCTCGGTGTTATGGTACTCAACACGCTCAATGCCACCAACGGGCAAATGCTGATCAATATTTTAACGTTAGTTGATACCGCTTTATTGGCCGGTTTGCTTATCATTATTATATTCAGCGGCTACGAAACATTTGTCTCAAAGTTAAATATCAACCAGCACGAGGATCGCCCGTCTTGGATGGGTAAAGTGGGCTTTTCAGGACTCAAAATAAAGTTGATCAGTGCCATTGTTGCCATATCAACCATTGAACTGTTGAAGGTTTTTATTGATTGGCGAAGCTATACAGAAGACCAACTTTTTTGGAAAGTCGCCATACACATGACGTTTGTGGTGTCTGGCATTTTGTTTTCTATTACCGACTTCATCAATAGTAAAACTCAGCACCATTAA
- a CDS encoding Xaa-Pro dipeptidase, producing MKNALLNSLTSLLFICGYAHGQTTIINAKAYIDVETGKKFTNPSLLIEDNRIVRVAKQGDIKSPQGATIIDLSDKTLLPGLMDMHVHLTSDPADNFLAAQNYSIPRKTVKAVKNAHTTLMAGFTTVRNLGAPGYSVIATRDAINAGEIDGPRIYSAGYSISITGGHCDDNFSAPEKKAVSGGVADGPWAVRAKVRENIKYGANTIKICATGGVFSKGTKVGVQQFSEQELKAAAEEAHLRGLIIAAHAHGTNGIKAAIRAGIDSIEHCSFMDDEAIALAKQHGTYLSCDIYNTEYTLAFGEANGVPEENINKEKQVSTAQRESFRRAVKAGLNMVFGSDAAIYPHGDNAKQFSRMVQFGMTPLQAIQSATINSAALLKNPEIGKISEGYLADIIAVDDDPLNKINTLENVRFVMKDGKVLKYTTQN from the coding sequence ATGAAAAACGCTTTATTGAACTCACTGACCTCACTACTATTCATCTGTGGCTATGCGCACGGACAAACCACAATCATCAATGCAAAAGCCTATATCGACGTTGAAACCGGCAAAAAATTTACTAACCCAAGCTTACTAATTGAAGACAACCGCATTGTAAGAGTTGCCAAGCAAGGTGACATAAAGTCACCTCAAGGTGCCACAATTATTGACCTAAGCGATAAAACCCTGCTGCCAGGCCTGATGGATATGCATGTGCATTTAACCAGCGACCCTGCGGACAACTTTTTGGCAGCACAAAACTACTCGATACCTAGAAAAACAGTTAAAGCAGTAAAAAATGCCCACACAACCTTAATGGCAGGCTTTACCACAGTACGTAATTTGGGTGCTCCGGGCTACAGCGTCATTGCCACTCGCGATGCTATCAACGCAGGGGAAATCGATGGACCGCGAATTTACAGTGCTGGCTATTCTATTTCCATTACCGGTGGCCATTGCGACGACAACTTCAGTGCGCCAGAAAAAAAAGCCGTATCAGGTGGTGTGGCCGACGGACCGTGGGCAGTGCGCGCCAAAGTTCGCGAAAACATTAAGTATGGCGCCAATACCATCAAAATTTGTGCAACAGGCGGGGTATTCTCAAAAGGTACTAAAGTCGGAGTACAACAATTTAGCGAACAAGAGCTCAAAGCCGCAGCAGAAGAGGCACACTTAAGAGGTTTAATCATCGCTGCTCATGCCCATGGTACCAATGGTATTAAGGCCGCAATTAGAGCTGGGATCGATAGTATAGAGCACTGTAGTTTTATGGACGATGAAGCCATAGCCCTTGCAAAACAACATGGTACTTACCTATCTTGCGATATTTACAATACGGAATATACCCTAGCATTTGGCGAAGCCAATGGCGTACCAGAAGAAAATATCAACAAAGAAAAACAAGTCTCTACAGCGCAAAGAGAAAGCTTTCGACGTGCTGTTAAAGCGGGTTTAAATATGGTCTTTGGTTCCGATGCAGCCATTTACCCTCATGGTGACAACGCCAAGCAATTCTCTCGCATGGTGCAATTTGGCATGACACCACTGCAAGCAATACAATCGGCCACAATCAACAGTGCTGCACTGTTAAAAAACCCTGAAATTGGCAAAATATCAGAAGGGTATTTAGCCGATATCATCGCTGTAGACGATGACCCACTAAATAAAATCAATACGTTAGAAAATGTCCGCTTTGTTATGAAAGACGGCAAAGTACTTAAATACACAACCCAAAACTAA